Part of the Deltaproteobacteria bacterium genome is shown below.
TGACGTAGATGCTCCAGGCCGCGGCGGAAGACGGCGTTGACGGGATCGCGGACGCGTTGTTCGTCGGCGCCAACGATCTCGTCGTCAACACCGCGCATGCGTGGCGCATCGGCCCAGCGGTCGACGGCGCCGAGCCCCCGCCGCCGTGCGTCCGGAACGCGTGCTGCGTATGTCGGCCGCCCGCGGCCGGTGCAAGGAGTGGTTGATCGAGGCGAGAGCGAGGCGGCGTTCAATCGAAGCGGCGGCGGAGACGCGCCAGCATCTCGGTCATGTGCCCCGCCTCGGTCCTGAAGTAGCTCGTGAACCGCGCGTCGGCCGCCACGAGCTGCCAGAAGCTCTCCGCGATGATCGCTGCGCGCCGCCAGGCGGCGAGTTGCCTCGGCTTCGGCAGCGCGGGGACCAGATCGCGATGCGGCAGCTCGCCGGTCGTCGTCGGCCGGTAGTGCATGGGGAGCATGTCGTAGAGGGGTGCCAGCCCGAGCGGCAGATCGTCGTCGATGAAGAGGGCGAGATTCGCGAGGTGCATGTCCGTGTTGCCGATCAGCACGCCGAACCACCAGGCGATGCGGATCGTGTCCGCGTCGTCCGGGAACAGCCAGCCGCCGGTCGTGAGCTCGTCGGCGACCGCGAGCCAGTCGGCCGTCAGGTCTCCATGCGCGCTTTGAAAGGCGTGGAGCGTCGTCACGCCGCGCCGACCGTGAGCTCCCACGCGGTCGAACCGCCGGATCTCGAGATAGCAGCGGCGCTCGCCGTCGATCCATTCGGTTTCGCACGCCGCGATGCCGTGCGCACGCAAGCTTTCCGCAGCCAGGTGCTCGGCGAGCAGGAGATCACTCCACCGTTCTCCGACCGAGGAATCGCGCAGCGCGAACTTGACGAGCACGTGGCGCCGGTCGGCGCCGTCACATACGCACGCGGTGAACTTCGGCTGTTCGCCGCCCGCTGACGATCCCGCGGGCTCCCCGGCAATCGCGGCGTCGGCCAGTCGAGCGTATTCGCTGATACGTGCGTCCGGCGGAATGGAGGGCGGGTCGCCGAGCGAGGCATGTTGGACGCGCGTGAGGGCCCGCTCGCCGACGACGAAGTCGCCCGGGAGATCGTCTCCGTACAGGAGCAAGATCTTGAGGACGTCCGACGAGCTCCAGAGGCGAAGATCCGGACCGAGCCCGAGCTCGTGGCGATACCTGGTCGCGAAAGCCCGGCCGAGAAACCCCTGCGGCCGCAGGTCGTCGAGAAACCACGGAAGGTCGGAGAAGAGGCCGTCCGCGGGCTCGTCGCGCAACCATGCCGGACGTGGTTCCGCCTCGTACCACCACATCTTCGGGTGCAGCGCATGCAGCGTCGCGACGAGGCGGGCGCGCCCAGCCGCATCGATACGGTGCACGTCCCAGCGATCGCCTAGCTGCTCGACGTCGCGGCGCACCGCGTACCGCGTCGCCCGCGCTCGCCCGAATCGGATGATGGCGTCCCCCCCGCTCCGTACCAGCCGCGAAAGGGTCGGCTGCGCGATTCTCAGCTCCGCCTGCAGCTCGCGGGCAGGCGTGGGGCCGCGGCGCCGCAGTAGGCTCAGCAGGCTGTCGGCGGGAACCGTCGAACGAGGCACATAGAATGGATATCAGAATAGATTTCTGTCATGCAATCAAAATGCTTCCAGTGTGTTACAGGTTTTTGCACTAGACATGTAGAATTTATACTGACTTGATATCCGTCGATTCGTCGACCCGGCAGCGCACGTAGCGGTGGTGCGGAATGCCCGTGAGCTCGTTCTGGTTTGCGCCCTGGACCATGCCGTCGGCGGACACCATCCCGAAGCCGTTCGGCATCCACACGTGGCTGGCCATGAGCTTGGCGTCGATCTGCGCCGGCGTCGTCAAGTCGCCGCGGTTGGTCGACACCCGGACGAGGTCGCCGTCGCGGACCACCGAGCGTGCCGGCGTCGGCGGGCGAGAGCCTGAGCGCGCAGCGCGGGCCCTCATGCTGCACGCCGAGCGGATCGTCCTGCCTCACCCGCGGACCGGCGCGCCGGGCTTATTCTGAACGGCGTCCTGCGGGCAGGGCCGCCGCCTGGTCTCGGCAGTAGTGGTTTTCACGCTTGCGACCAGCAAACCATGCGCATAAAGTCTGCGCACTCCGTTCTTCAGAAAGAGGCATGAGTGCGCGCTGCCCCCAAAGTCGCTACCAATCTCTCCGCGCGGGCGGACATCGTCAGCGAGGCCAAAGACCTCGGGTTGAACCTGTCCGAGGTCTTCGAGTCCGCGGTCGCCGAGGCCATCAAACGCCGACGCCAGGAGTTGTGGCTCGAGCAGAACCAGGAAGCCATCGATTCCTACAACGCGCGCGTCGAACGCGATGGCCTCTTCGGTGACGAGTGGCGCAAGTTCTGATGGCCCAGTTCGATCTCTTCGGGAATCCGCGGAGCAAGACCTATCCGTTCGTTCTCGACGTGCAGTCCGATCTGCTCCGAAATCTGGCGAGCCGTGTGGTCG
Proteins encoded:
- the yjjJ gene encoding type II toxin-antitoxin system HipA family toxin YjjJ, whose product is MPRSTVPADSLLSLLRRRGPTPARELQAELRIAQPTLSRLVRSGGDAIIRFGRARATRYAVRRDVEQLGDRWDVHRIDAAGRARLVATLHALHPKMWWYEAEPRPAWLRDEPADGLFSDLPWFLDDLRPQGFLGRAFATRYRHELGLGPDLRLWSSSDVLKILLLYGDDLPGDFVVGERALTRVQHASLGDPPSIPPDARISEYARLADAAIAGEPAGSSAGGEQPKFTACVCDGADRRHVLVKFALRDSSVGERWSDLLLAEHLAAESLRAHGIAACETEWIDGERRCYLEIRRFDRVGAHGRRGVTTLHAFQSAHGDLTADWLAVADELTTGGWLFPDDADTIRIAWWFGVLIGNTDMHLANLALFIDDDLPLGLAPLYDMLPMHYRPTTTGELPHRDLVPALPKPRQLAAWRRAAIIAESFWQLVAADARFTSYFRTEAGHMTEMLARLRRRFD
- a CDS encoding type II toxin-antitoxin system CcdA family antitoxin; amino-acid sequence: MRAAPKVATNLSARADIVSEAKDLGLNLSEVFESAVAEAIKRRRQELWLEQNQEAIDSYNARVERDGLFGDEWRKF